From the Hyla sarda isolate aHylSar1 unplaced genomic scaffold, aHylSar1.hap1 scaffold_2059, whole genome shotgun sequence genome, one window contains:
- the LOC130318584 gene encoding ciliogenesis-associated TTC17-interacting protein-like, producing the protein MSRVKISDPAEQLRAGTEAVEFLSSVGLDELRLCLFSESLPSFSEFGAELGAFTASVQLGYYEQDGQDQKCFLVHISSQSSAHDGPSRGSAHDGPRRGSAHEVPCGCSVTAFISQELETLEQHQHEYLQPIGQDGVAASLAIRPVNLSLSASGPTINGGCPRQQVAQNRIQEK; encoded by the exons ATGAGTAGAGTGAAGATTTCGGACCCTGCGGAGCAGCTTAGAGCGGGCACAGAGGCTGTGGAGTTCCTGTCTAGCGTGG GGCTGGACGAGCTGCGCCTTTGTTTGTTCTCGGAGTCTTTACCGTCCTTCTCAGAGTTTGGTGCTGAGCTCGGTGCGTTCACGGCCAGCGTGCAATTGGGGTATTATGAGCAGGATGGGCAGGACCAGAAGTGTTTCCTCGTCCACATCAGCAGCCAGAGCTCCGCCCATGATGGTCCCAGTAGAGGCTCTGCCCATGATGGTCCCAGAAGAGGCTCCGCCCATGAGGTTCCCTGTGGATGCTCAGTCACTG CTTTTATCTCCCAAGAGCTGGAAACACTggagcagcatcagcatgagtatcTGCag CCCATAGGTCAAGACGGGGTTGCTGCGAGTCTCGCTATCCGCCCCGTTAACCTTTCCCTGTCCGCCTCTGGTCCCACCATCAATGGCGGTTGCCCTAGGCAACAAGTGGCACAGAACAGGATCCAGGAGAAGTGA